One window of Parambassis ranga chromosome 3, fParRan2.1, whole genome shotgun sequence genomic DNA carries:
- the cry5 gene encoding cryptochrome circadian regulator 5 has protein sequence MAHTCIYWFRKGLRLHDNPALIAALRDCKEFYPVFILDPYLYHNTRVGNNRGRFLIGALKDLDCSLRNLNSRLFVVRGKPEDVFPKLFNKWKVTKLAYEYDTEPYSLSRDEKVTKLAKEHGVEVIYKISHTLYDINRIIEENNGKTPLTYNRLQAIVKTLGPPKRPVAAPTKEDMKDVKTPCSDSHEKEYGILTLEELHLDTTSLKEELFPGGEQEALRRLDEHMKRTAWVCNFEKPQTSPNSLSPSTTVLSPYVTFGCLSARTFWWRLRDVYQGKKHSDPPVSLHGQLLWREFFYTASVGIPNFNKMEGNPVCTQVDWDTNPEYLAAWREGRTGFPFIDAIMTQLRQEGWIHHLARHSVACFLTRGDLWINWEEGQKVFEELLLDGDWALNAGNWQWLSASTFFHQFFRVYSPVAFGKKTDKNGDYIKKYLPLLKKFPAEYIYEPWKAPRSVQQAAGCIVGKDYPHPIVQHEVISKKNIQRMKQAYAKRSPDTSESSSKKQGLKRRTPSAIDMFNKKKRVK, from the exons ATGGCTCACACATGTATCTACTGGTTCCGCAAAGGACTCAGGTTGCATGACAACCCAGCACTGATAGCTGCTCTGAGGGACTGCAAGGAGTTCTACCCTGTGTTCATCCTGGACCCTTACCTCTATCACAACACTCGTGTAGGCAACAACCGCGGGAGGTTCCTCATTGGAGCACTCAAAGATCTGGACTGCAGCCTCAGGAATCTTAACTCAAG GCTGTTTGTTGTGAGGGGGAAGCCAGAAGATGTGTTTCCCAAGTTGTTTAACAAATGGAAGGTAACAAAGTTGGCGTATGAGTACGACACGGAGCCCTACAGTCTGAGCCGTGACGAGAAAGTGACCAAACTGGCTAAAGAACATGGAGTCGAAGTCATCTACAAAATCTCACACACTCTTTATGATATAAACAG AATAATCGAGGAAAACAATGGCAAAACCCCTCTCACCTACAACCGTTTGCAAGCCATTGTGAAGACTCTCGGCCCCCCAAAAAGACCAGTCGCTGCTCCAACCAAAGAAGATATGAAAG ATGTGAAGACACCTTGTTCAGACAGCCATGAGAAGGAATATGGGATTCTTACACTAGAGGAGCTCCACCTGGACACCACATCCCTTAAAGAGGAGCTGTTCccaggaggagagcaggaggctCTCAGGCGACTAGATGAACATATGAAAAGAACG GCATGGGTGTGCAACTTTGAGAAGCCACAGACTTCTCCAAACTCATTGAGCCCCAGTACCACTGTTCTCAGCCCATACGTCACATTTGGATGCCTGTCAGCGAGAACCTTCTGGTGGAGGCTCAGAGATGTCTATCAGGGT AAGAAGCACTCAGATCCTCCAGTTTCTCTGCATGGTCAGTTGCTGTGGAGAGAGTTCTTCTACACTGCAAGTGTTGGAATCCCTAACTTCAACAAGATGGAGGGAAACCCTGTGTGTACTCAGGTGGACTGGGACACAAACCCAGAATATTTAGCAGCATGGAGAGAG GGTCGGACTGGTTTTCCCTTCATTGATGCCATCATGACTCAGCTGAGACAAGAGGGCTGGATCCATCATCTAGCCAGACATTCTGTGGCTTGTTTCCTCACCCGGGGAGACCTCTGGATCAACTGGGAGGAAGGACAAAAG GTATTTGAGGAGTTGTTGTTGGATGGCGACTGGGCTCTGAATGCTGGAAACTGGCAGTGGCTATCAGCGAGCACCTTCTTCCACCAGTTTTTCAGAGTTTACTCTCCTGTGGCCTTTGGCAAGAAGACAGACAAGAATGGAGACTATATCAA AAAGTACCTTCCTCTTCTGAAGAAGTTCCCAGCTGAGTACATCTATGAGCCCTGGAAGGCTCCTCGCAGTGTTCAGCAGGCAGCAGGATGCATCGTGGGTAAAGACTACCCACATCCGATTGTACAGCATGAAGTGATCAGCAAGAAAAACATTCAGAGGATGAAGCAGGCTTATGCCAAAAGGTCTCCTGACACCTCTGAGTCATCCAGCAAAAAGCAAG GTCTAAAGCGCAGGACTCCATCAGCCATTGACATGTTCAACAAGAAAAAGAGAGTTAAGTAA